One Sodalis praecaptivus DNA segment encodes these proteins:
- the malQ gene encoding 4-alpha-glucanotransferase, translating to MTGAEALYQRARRAGIITDYVDAWQRPRSISPETLRLLLDAMPGANAGDSSAPLPPVWVTGGHRERSLTLPAGIVGAWTLTEESGKQHHGQTRAAPAVDDEALEPATTGRAHLLTLPMGVSDGYHRLTLCVKDARWECRVIVAPERCYEPPAIRAGQRLWGSTVQLYTLRSARNWGIGDFGDLAQMIAGTGRLGGAFVGVNPLHALYPALPDWASPYSPSSRRYLNIIYLDVGGLDDFLHSEQAQLWWREPETGRRLQALRANDQVDYAQVMTLKLTALRYAWAQFNRRAADDPERQSLAEFIAAGGDSLYQQATFDALHLEQVAHGCLSPGWRDWPAEYQQADSAALARFRRQHQDEIVFFSYLQWLAARQLDGCYRLSQRLGMPIGIYRDLAVGVGDGGVETWADPVLYCLSASVGAPPDRLGPQGQNWQLPPQDPNVLRERGYQPFIDMLRANMRYCGALRLDHVMALMRLWWVPRGYGPEHGAYVRYPVADLLAVLALESQRQQCMIIGEDLGTVPDDIVEKLRAAGVYSYKVLFFERGQDQQFRAPAEYPPQAMTTLTTHDLATLSGFWQGADIDLAHRLGLYDDEQTWRRLLEERRLERQALLDALRRAGCLPAATPLRAEEVAMSPALNAAIHRFVAQSRSALLGLQPEDWLQMATPVNVPGTTDAYPNWRRKLTRDLETLFNDPEIIQLLTAVGRWRGRGGKGNVED from the coding sequence ATGACAGGGGCGGAGGCGCTTTATCAGCGCGCGCGGCGGGCCGGCATTATCACCGACTACGTCGACGCATGGCAACGGCCGCGCAGCATCAGCCCGGAAACGCTGCGGCTGCTGCTGGACGCGATGCCAGGAGCCAACGCCGGTGACAGTTCGGCGCCGCTGCCGCCCGTATGGGTCACCGGCGGTCACCGTGAGCGCTCGCTGACGCTGCCCGCCGGGATCGTTGGAGCTTGGACGCTGACCGAGGAGTCGGGCAAACAACATCACGGGCAGACCCGGGCGGCGCCTGCGGTGGACGACGAGGCGCTTGAACCGGCGACGACGGGGCGCGCGCATCTTCTGACGCTGCCGATGGGGGTGTCCGATGGCTACCACCGGTTGACGCTGTGCGTTAAAGATGCGCGCTGGGAGTGTAGGGTGATTGTCGCCCCCGAGCGCTGTTATGAGCCGCCGGCGATCCGGGCGGGACAGCGGCTATGGGGCAGCACGGTCCAGCTCTATACGCTGCGTTCAGCACGCAATTGGGGCATCGGCGATTTTGGCGATTTGGCGCAAATGATCGCCGGGACCGGCCGGCTGGGCGGCGCTTTTGTCGGCGTTAACCCGCTGCACGCGCTGTATCCGGCGCTGCCCGATTGGGCCAGTCCTTATAGTCCCTCTTCGCGCCGCTACTTGAATATTATCTACCTTGATGTCGGCGGGCTGGACGATTTTCTGCACAGTGAGCAGGCGCAGCTTTGGTGGCGAGAGCCGGAAACCGGCCGCCGGCTACAGGCGCTGCGCGCGAATGACCAGGTGGATTATGCGCAGGTGATGACGCTGAAACTGACGGCGCTGCGTTACGCTTGGGCGCAATTTAATCGACGTGCGGCAGACGATCCTGAACGCCAATCGCTGGCGGAGTTTATCGCGGCCGGCGGTGATAGCCTTTATCAGCAGGCGACTTTTGATGCGCTGCACCTTGAACAGGTTGCGCACGGTTGCCTGAGTCCGGGCTGGCGCGACTGGCCGGCGGAATATCAGCAGGCCGACAGCGCGGCGCTGGCGCGTTTTAGGCGACAGCACCAGGACGAGATCGTTTTTTTCAGTTATTTGCAGTGGCTGGCGGCCAGGCAGTTGGATGGCTGTTACCGCCTCAGCCAACGGCTGGGGATGCCGATAGGGATCTATCGCGATCTGGCGGTGGGCGTCGGCGATGGCGGTGTAGAAACCTGGGCCGATCCCGTCCTGTACTGCTTATCCGCGTCGGTGGGCGCGCCGCCGGACCGATTGGGCCCGCAGGGGCAGAATTGGCAACTGCCGCCGCAGGATCCGAACGTGTTGCGTGAACGCGGCTATCAGCCGTTTATCGATATGCTGCGCGCCAATATGCGCTATTGCGGCGCGCTGCGCCTGGATCATGTAATGGCGTTAATGCGCTTGTGGTGGGTACCGCGGGGCTATGGTCCTGAGCACGGGGCCTATGTGCGCTACCCGGTGGCGGATTTGCTGGCGGTGTTGGCCCTCGAGAGCCAGCGCCAGCAATGTATGATCATCGGCGAGGATCTCGGCACCGTGCCGGATGATATCGTCGAGAAGCTGCGCGCCGCGGGCGTGTATTCGTATAAGGTGCTGTTTTTTGAACGCGGACAGGACCAGCAATTCCGCGCGCCGGCGGAATATCCCCCACAGGCGATGACGACGCTTACCACCCATGATTTAGCGACATTAAGCGGTTTCTGGCAAGGGGCGGATATTGATTTGGCCCACCGGCTGGGTCTATATGATGATGAGCAGACCTGGCGGCGGCTGCTGGAGGAACGACGTCTGGAACGGCAGGCGTTGCTGGACGCGCTGCGGCGCGCAGGCTGCCTGCCGGCCGCCACCCCTTTGCGGGCGGAGGAGGTGGCCATGTCGCCGGCGTTGAACGCCGCTATCCACCGTTTTGTGGCGCAAAGCCGCAGCGCGCTGCTGGGGCTACAGCCCGAAGACTGGTTGCAGATGGCAACACCGGTCAATGTGCCCGGTACCACCGATGCCTATCCTAACTGGCGGCGCAAGTTGACGCGGGATCTCGAGACCCTGTTTAACGACCCTGAGATTATCCAACTGCTGACGGCGGTCGGCCGCTGGCGGGGGCGGGGCGGCAAAGGGAACGTCGAGGATTAA
- the nfuA gene encoding Fe-S biogenesis protein NfuA, with protein sequence MIRITDAAQEHFAKLLSNQEPGTQIRVFVINPGTPNAECGVSYCPPDAVEATDTELKFDKISAYVDELSAPYLQDAEIDFVTDKLGSQLTLKAPNAKMRKVSDDAPLIERVEYLLQSQINPQLAGHGGQVTLMEITDDMLAILQFGGGCNGCSMVDYTLKEGIEKELLEKFPELKGVRDLTEHQRGEHSYY encoded by the coding sequence ATGATCCGTATTACCGATGCTGCCCAGGAACATTTTGCTAAATTGCTGTCCAATCAGGAACCCGGCACCCAAATCCGCGTGTTCGTTATCAATCCTGGCACGCCCAATGCGGAATGCGGCGTTTCATACTGCCCGCCGGATGCGGTGGAGGCCACCGATACGGAGCTGAAATTCGATAAAATCTCGGCCTATGTGGATGAGCTCTCCGCCCCTTACCTGCAGGATGCGGAAATTGACTTCGTCACGGATAAGCTCGGCTCCCAGCTGACGCTGAAAGCCCCCAATGCCAAAATGCGCAAAGTGAGCGACGACGCGCCGCTTATCGAGCGGGTTGAGTATTTGCTGCAGTCGCAGATTAATCCGCAGCTGGCGGGCCACGGCGGTCAGGTGACGCTCATGGAAATCACGGATGATATGCTGGCTATCCTTCAGTTCGGCGGCGGCTGTAACGGCTGTTCGATGGTGGATTACACGCTTAAAGAAGGGATCGAGAAAGAGCTGCTGGAGAAATTCCCCGAACTGAAGGGCGTGCGCGATTTGACCGAGCATCAGCGCGGCGAACACTCCTACTATTGA